Sequence from the Armatimonadota bacterium genome:
ACTCTGAACTCAATACTCAAGCAAGCGGCCCTGAAGCGGTGAGGTGCGCGACGATACGGTACATGGTAGTGATCGAGCGTGGCGAGACGAGCTGGGGAGCGCATGTGCCAGATCTCCCGGGCTGCATCGCGGTTGGGGAGACTCGTGATGAAGTGCTTCGGCTCATCCGCGAAGCGATCGGGTTTCACATCGAGGGGCTGAAGCAGGAGGGACTACCGATACCAGTGCCGAGCTCTGAGGGAGAGCTCGTTGAGGTGGGCGCCGCCTAACCCAGACATGCAGCCCGACGCGCTGGGGCCCGCGGCTGATGCCTGCCGCTGGACGCCACCCACCTCCCCGTTGCCACAGACCGATAGGCCCTGACGGGAGGCAGGCGGATATGGTCATCCTGGTCCGCGCGGCTACCTACGCTGCGCTGTTTATCGGCCTCGTGCTCGTGTTCGTGCCAGCCCGCGTGCTTTCCTGGTCGGGTGTCACCCGGCCTGCGGCGATCGGCGTGCCGCAGATGGCGGGGATGGCGCTCGGAGCCGCCGGCGCGGCGCT
This genomic interval carries:
- a CDS encoding type II toxin-antitoxin system HicB family antitoxin, which gives rise to MRYMVVIERGETSWGAHVPDLPGCIAVGETRDEVLRLIREAIGFHIEGLKQEGLPIPVPSSEGELVEVGAA